In Oreochromis niloticus isolate F11D_XX linkage group LG5, O_niloticus_UMD_NMBU, whole genome shotgun sequence, a single window of DNA contains:
- the LOC100707164 gene encoding RNA-binding motif, single-stranded-interacting protein 2 isoform X1, with protein sequence MLLSVPSRPGINPYNGYNSRNSKKQTYVSSGHQMAPPSPNTNSSSNSSGGEQLSKTNLYIRGLHPGTTDQDLVKLCQPYGKIVSTKAILDKTTNKCKGYGFVDFDSPAAAQKAVTALKSTGVQAQMAKQQEQDPTNLYISNLPVSMDEQELESMLKSFGQVISTRILRDANGTSRGVGFARMESTEKCEAIIQHFNGKFIKTPPGVPVPTEPLLCKFADGGQKKRQNQSKYLQNGRPWARDGDTGGMTLAYDPTALQNGFYSSPYSLAPNRMIAQTSLSPYMHSPVSSYQVHNPSWMHHQSYLMQPAGTVITPTMEHAMSIQPTSMMGPLTQQLSHLSLGSTGTYIPANTTMQGTYIPQYTPVPPSSVPVEENGGQQQQVAMETPTEHTNYSYQHTK encoded by the exons ATGCTGCTCTCCGTACCGTCAAGGCCAGGAATCAACCCATACAACGGCTATAACAGCAGAAACAGCAAAAAG cagacCTATGTGTCCTCCGGCCACCAGATGGCACCCCCCAGTCCCAACACCAACAGTAGTAGCAACAGCAGTGGAGGGGAACAGCTGAGCAAAACCAATCTGTATATTCGCGGCCTCCATCCGGGGACCACGGACCAAGATCTGGTCAAGCTCTGCCAACC GTATGGCAAAATTGTGTcgaccaaggccattctggacAAAACTACCAACAAATGTAAAG GCTATGGCTTTGTGGATTTCGACAGTCCGGCAGCAGCACAGAAAGCTGTTACAGCTCTGAAATCCACTGGGGTCCAGGCTCagatggccaag CAACAGGAGCAGGACCCCACCAACCTCTACATCTCCAACCTGCCCGTGTCTATGGATGAGCAAGAGCTGGAGAGCATGCTCAAGTCTTTTGGCCAGGTCATTTCCACACGCATCCTCCGAGATGCTAATGGGACCAGCCGCGGCGTTGGATTTGCCAG GATGGAATCCACGGAGAAGTGCGAGGCCATAATTCAGCATTTCAATGGCAAATTCATCAAGACTCCACCAGGAGTACCCG TGCCCACAGAGCCTTTATTATGTAAGTTTGCAGACGGAGGTCAGAAGAAGAGGCAGAACCAGAGCAAATATCTCCAAAATGGAAGACCTTGGGCTAGAGACGGAGATACg GGAGGAATGACGCTTGCGTATGACCCCACAGCCTTACAAAATGG CTTCTACTCCTCACCTTACAGTCTGGCTCCAAATCGAATGATTGCTCAGACTTCCCTCTCTCCCTACATGCATTCTCCTGTCTCATCCTACCAG GTACACAACCCGTCCTGGATGCACCATCAGTCATACCTCATGCAGCCAGCT GGTACAGTTATTACCCCAACAATGGAACATGCCATGTCCATCCAGCCCACATCCATGATGGGACCTCTCACCCAGCAACTAAGCCACCTGTCTCTGGGCAGCACAGGCACA TATATTCCGGCCAATACAACTATGCAGGGGACCTACATCCCCCAGTACACCCCAGTGCCTCCTTCCAGCGTCCCAGTAGAG gAAAACGGtggccagcagcagcaggttgCAATGGAGACTCCTACAGAACACACAAACTACTCATACCAACACACCAAGTAA
- the LOC100707164 gene encoding RNA-binding motif, single-stranded-interacting protein 2 isoform X3, producing the protein MAPPSPNTNSSSNSSGGEQLSKTNLYIRGLHPGTTDQDLVKLCQPYGKIVSTKAILDKTTNKCKGYGFVDFDSPAAAQKAVTALKSTGVQAQMAKQQEQDPTNLYISNLPVSMDEQELESMLKSFGQVISTRILRDANGTSRGVGFARMESTEKCEAIIQHFNGKFIKTPPGVPVPTEPLLCKFADGGQKKRQNQSKYLQNGRPWARDGDTGGMTLAYDPTALQNGFYSSPYSLAPNRMIAQTSLSPYMHSPVSSYQVHNPSWMHHQSYLMQPAGTVITPTMEHAMSIQPTSMMGPLTQQLSHLSLGSTGTYIPANTTMQGTYIPQYTPVPPSSVPVEENGGQQQQVAMETPTEHTNYSYQHTK; encoded by the exons ATGGCACCCCCCAGTCCCAACACCAACAGTAGTAGCAACAGCAGTGGAGGGGAACAGCTGAGCAAAACCAATCTGTATATTCGCGGCCTCCATCCGGGGACCACGGACCAAGATCTGGTCAAGCTCTGCCAACC GTATGGCAAAATTGTGTcgaccaaggccattctggacAAAACTACCAACAAATGTAAAG GCTATGGCTTTGTGGATTTCGACAGTCCGGCAGCAGCACAGAAAGCTGTTACAGCTCTGAAATCCACTGGGGTCCAGGCTCagatggccaag CAACAGGAGCAGGACCCCACCAACCTCTACATCTCCAACCTGCCCGTGTCTATGGATGAGCAAGAGCTGGAGAGCATGCTCAAGTCTTTTGGCCAGGTCATTTCCACACGCATCCTCCGAGATGCTAATGGGACCAGCCGCGGCGTTGGATTTGCCAG GATGGAATCCACGGAGAAGTGCGAGGCCATAATTCAGCATTTCAATGGCAAATTCATCAAGACTCCACCAGGAGTACCCG TGCCCACAGAGCCTTTATTATGTAAGTTTGCAGACGGAGGTCAGAAGAAGAGGCAGAACCAGAGCAAATATCTCCAAAATGGAAGACCTTGGGCTAGAGACGGAGATACg GGAGGAATGACGCTTGCGTATGACCCCACAGCCTTACAAAATGG CTTCTACTCCTCACCTTACAGTCTGGCTCCAAATCGAATGATTGCTCAGACTTCCCTCTCTCCCTACATGCATTCTCCTGTCTCATCCTACCAG GTACACAACCCGTCCTGGATGCACCATCAGTCATACCTCATGCAGCCAGCT GGTACAGTTATTACCCCAACAATGGAACATGCCATGTCCATCCAGCCCACATCCATGATGGGACCTCTCACCCAGCAACTAAGCCACCTGTCTCTGGGCAGCACAGGCACA TATATTCCGGCCAATACAACTATGCAGGGGACCTACATCCCCCAGTACACCCCAGTGCCTCCTTCCAGCGTCCCAGTAGAG gAAAACGGtggccagcagcagcaggttgCAATGGAGACTCCTACAGAACACACAAACTACTCATACCAACACACCAAGTAA
- the LOC100707164 gene encoding RNA-binding motif, single-stranded-interacting protein 2 isoform X2, translated as MLLSVPSRPGINPYNGYNSRNSKKTYVSSGHQMAPPSPNTNSSSNSSGGEQLSKTNLYIRGLHPGTTDQDLVKLCQPYGKIVSTKAILDKTTNKCKGYGFVDFDSPAAAQKAVTALKSTGVQAQMAKQQEQDPTNLYISNLPVSMDEQELESMLKSFGQVISTRILRDANGTSRGVGFARMESTEKCEAIIQHFNGKFIKTPPGVPVPTEPLLCKFADGGQKKRQNQSKYLQNGRPWARDGDTGGMTLAYDPTALQNGFYSSPYSLAPNRMIAQTSLSPYMHSPVSSYQVHNPSWMHHQSYLMQPAGTVITPTMEHAMSIQPTSMMGPLTQQLSHLSLGSTGTYIPANTTMQGTYIPQYTPVPPSSVPVEENGGQQQQVAMETPTEHTNYSYQHTK; from the exons ATGCTGCTCTCCGTACCGTCAAGGCCAGGAATCAACCCATACAACGGCTATAACAGCAGAAACAGCAAAAAG acCTATGTGTCCTCCGGCCACCAGATGGCACCCCCCAGTCCCAACACCAACAGTAGTAGCAACAGCAGTGGAGGGGAACAGCTGAGCAAAACCAATCTGTATATTCGCGGCCTCCATCCGGGGACCACGGACCAAGATCTGGTCAAGCTCTGCCAACC GTATGGCAAAATTGTGTcgaccaaggccattctggacAAAACTACCAACAAATGTAAAG GCTATGGCTTTGTGGATTTCGACAGTCCGGCAGCAGCACAGAAAGCTGTTACAGCTCTGAAATCCACTGGGGTCCAGGCTCagatggccaag CAACAGGAGCAGGACCCCACCAACCTCTACATCTCCAACCTGCCCGTGTCTATGGATGAGCAAGAGCTGGAGAGCATGCTCAAGTCTTTTGGCCAGGTCATTTCCACACGCATCCTCCGAGATGCTAATGGGACCAGCCGCGGCGTTGGATTTGCCAG GATGGAATCCACGGAGAAGTGCGAGGCCATAATTCAGCATTTCAATGGCAAATTCATCAAGACTCCACCAGGAGTACCCG TGCCCACAGAGCCTTTATTATGTAAGTTTGCAGACGGAGGTCAGAAGAAGAGGCAGAACCAGAGCAAATATCTCCAAAATGGAAGACCTTGGGCTAGAGACGGAGATACg GGAGGAATGACGCTTGCGTATGACCCCACAGCCTTACAAAATGG CTTCTACTCCTCACCTTACAGTCTGGCTCCAAATCGAATGATTGCTCAGACTTCCCTCTCTCCCTACATGCATTCTCCTGTCTCATCCTACCAG GTACACAACCCGTCCTGGATGCACCATCAGTCATACCTCATGCAGCCAGCT GGTACAGTTATTACCCCAACAATGGAACATGCCATGTCCATCCAGCCCACATCCATGATGGGACCTCTCACCCAGCAACTAAGCCACCTGTCTCTGGGCAGCACAGGCACA TATATTCCGGCCAATACAACTATGCAGGGGACCTACATCCCCCAGTACACCCCAGTGCCTCCTTCCAGCGTCCCAGTAGAG gAAAACGGtggccagcagcagcaggttgCAATGGAGACTCCTACAGAACACACAAACTACTCATACCAACACACCAAGTAA